The Flavobacterium sp. 123 genome contains a region encoding:
- a CDS encoding DUF4295 domain-containing protein produces MAKKTVASLQTASKRLSKAIKMVKSPKTGAYTFVESIMAPEAVDEFLKKK; encoded by the coding sequence ATGGCAAAGAAAACCGTAGCATCGTTACAAACAGCTTCTAAGAGATTATCAAAAGCCATCAAAATGGTGAAATCTCCAAAAACTGGTGCATATACATTCGTAGAATCTATTATGGCTCCTGAAGCAGTTGATGAATTTTTGAAAAAGAAATAA
- the rpmG gene encoding 50S ribosomal protein L33, with translation MAKKGNRIQVILECTEHKTSGVAGTSRYITTKNKKNTPDRLEIKKFNPILKRVTVHKEIK, from the coding sequence ATGGCAAAGAAAGGTAATAGAATCCAGGTAATTTTAGAATGTACTGAACACAAAACATCAGGTGTTGCAGGAACTTCAAGATACATAACAACAAAGAACAAAAAAAATACTCCAGACAGATTAGAGATTAAAAAATTTAATCCAATCTTGAAACGTGTAACTGTTCATAAAGAAATTAAATAA
- the rpmB gene encoding 50S ribosomal protein L28, with amino-acid sequence MSRVCDLTGKRAMVGNNVSHAMNKTKRKFSVNLVKKRFYLPEEDRWITLRVAASTIKTINKNGIAAVLKKAQSEGFIK; translated from the coding sequence ATGTCAAGAGTTTGTGACCTTACAGGTAAAAGAGCGATGGTAGGAAATAACGTTTCTCACGCTATGAATAAAACTAAGAGAAAGTTTTCTGTTAACTTAGTTAAAAAGCGTTTTTATCTTCCAGAAGAAGATAGATGGATTACTCTAAGAGTAGCTGCATCTACGATAAAAACAATTAATAAAAATGGAATCGCTGCAGTTTTGAAAAAAGCGCAGTCAGAAGGATTTATTAAATAA
- a CDS encoding CinA family nicotinamide mononucleotide deamidase-related protein: MKATIITIGDEILIGQIVDTNSGYIAKALDRIGIETKEMISISDNKEHILDTFVALQNTVDLVVITGGLGPTKDDITKKTFCDYFEDELVVDKDVLAHVTQLIEGFYKRTITQINKDQALVPSKCTVLHNQVGTAPGMWMKKENTVFISLPGVPFEMKYLVDNQIIPKVVQEYKRPYILHKTILTYGQGESMVAERIEQWENNLPDFIKLAYLPAPGRVRLRLTARGVDKEKLEAGIEENIKSLDAIIHDIIVGFDEDETLEVVVGRILKNQNKTIATAESCTGGKIAEVITSVPGASNYFKGSVVSYATEVKINVLGVPEALINTHSVVSAAVASAMALNVKKMMNSDYAIATTGNAGPTKGDANAEVGSVFIALATPNEVIVEEFNFGQPREKVIDRAVIKSLEILQKEILKNLS, translated from the coding sequence ATGAAGGCAACCATAATTACTATTGGAGACGAAATTCTAATAGGTCAGATCGTCGATACAAATTCCGGCTATATTGCAAAAGCATTAGATAGAATAGGAATTGAAACCAAGGAGATGATTTCTATAAGTGATAATAAGGAACATATTCTAGATACTTTTGTAGCGCTTCAAAACACAGTTGATTTAGTTGTTATTACAGGAGGTTTAGGTCCAACGAAAGACGACATTACTAAAAAAACATTTTGTGATTATTTTGAAGATGAATTAGTAGTTGATAAAGATGTGCTTGCTCATGTTACGCAACTTATTGAAGGTTTTTATAAACGCACCATTACACAAATAAATAAAGATCAAGCACTTGTCCCATCAAAATGTACCGTACTTCATAATCAAGTTGGTACTGCGCCGGGAATGTGGATGAAAAAAGAGAATACCGTATTTATTTCGCTTCCAGGAGTTCCTTTTGAGATGAAATATCTGGTTGACAATCAAATAATCCCTAAAGTAGTTCAAGAATACAAACGGCCTTATATTCTTCATAAAACTATTCTTACCTACGGACAAGGGGAAAGTATGGTTGCGGAACGTATTGAACAATGGGAAAACAACCTTCCGGATTTTATTAAACTGGCTTATTTGCCCGCGCCAGGTAGAGTGCGTTTAAGACTTACTGCGCGGGGTGTTGATAAAGAGAAACTAGAGGCAGGAATAGAAGAGAATATTAAGTCGTTAGATGCTATTATTCATGATATTATTGTAGGTTTTGATGAAGATGAAACATTAGAAGTAGTTGTGGGAAGGATTCTGAAAAATCAAAATAAAACCATTGCCACTGCAGAAAGTTGTACAGGAGGTAAAATCGCTGAAGTTATAACATCTGTTCCGGGAGCTTCAAATTACTTTAAGGGAAGTGTGGTTTCGTACGCAACAGAGGTGAAAATTAATGTTTTAGGTGTTCCTGAAGCGCTAATTAATACCCATTCAGTAGTGAGTGCGGCAGTAGCTTCGGCTATGGCTTTGAATGTCAAAAAAATGATGAATTCAGATTATGCTATTGCTACAACTGGAAACGCAGGTCCAACAAAAGGAGATGCAAATGCAGAGGTAGGGTCCGTTTTTATAGCATTAGCAACACCAAATGAAGTAATTGTTGAAGAATTTAATTTCGGCCAACCCCGTGAAAAAGTGATAGATAGAGCGGTGATTAAGAGTTTAGAAATCCTACAGAAAGAAATTTTAAAAAATCTATCATAA
- a CDS encoding Hpt domain-containing protein → MALKYNLSKVYALSDNDPEFVKEILTLFVTEVPEDLAQVKEGIKKKDHKHAYAFAHKIKPSLDLMGMNVAFEEILQVEAWTKIEGNKKDIMETYKSIKSQVKEAIKEIKKDFDL, encoded by the coding sequence ATGGCTTTAAAATACAACCTTTCCAAAGTGTACGCACTTTCAGATAACGATCCAGAATTTGTAAAAGAAATTCTAACATTGTTTGTAACCGAAGTTCCAGAAGATTTGGCGCAAGTCAAAGAAGGAATTAAAAAGAAAGACCATAAACATGCTTATGCTTTTGCTCATAAAATCAAACCAAGTTTGGATTTGATGGGTATGAATGTAGCTTTTGAAGAAATTCTCCAAGTTGAGGCTTGGACAAAAATCGAAGGCAACAAAAAAGATATCATGGAAACTTATAAAAGTATCAAGAGTCAAGTAAAAGAAGCTATTAAGGAAATCAAAAAAGATTTCGATTTATAG